Within the uncultured Draconibacterium sp. genome, the region GATAACCGTTTGTGCCGATTTATTTCGTTTGTCGCGGTCTTCGATAGTCAACAGGTAATCAACCATGTTTTGTATATTCCTTCCGTATTCAGGAAGGGCCATTTTTTTTCTCTTGGTATTATAATCCATCTGTAAATGTTTATTGCTAAAAATCTAATTCTAAGTAAATTGGATTTATTTGCGAAATGATGCTGCAAAACTAATCATTTCCCGACAAATCCCGAAGTTTTATTTTTTAGTTCGTTTTTATCTAGTAAGCGATGCTCGATTTTGGATACTCGATCCTAGATATTCGTAGCCCGCAACTCTAATCTTTTATCCTTTAATTTTTAATTTGGCGAATTTTAGCAGCAGTTGTTTTTGTGTCCCCGATTTAAAGAATACGGTGGCTTTTATATTCGGTGCAACGCCTTCAATATTAATTACTTTTCCTTCGCCAAAACGTTGGTGTTCAACCACCATACCAGTTTGAATGCTTCCGGGATCGTCTCCCTGAAAGGTATTTTGTGCTCTACTGGTTTCTTTAAGCGAAACGAGTTTTTTGTTGAAAAAGTTTTGCGATTCGGGTGTTTTAAATGCTCCGGGTGGCTGACGGCGAACAGAATTTTTGTGATAACGCTCTGGTTGAATATCGTCGTTGCTCTGCGCCCGACGCGTTGGCGACGACTGTGCAGCAACTCCTGAAGTATCAAGAAACTGCTCATCAATTTCTTCAAGAAAACGACTTGGCGTACAGAAATCAAGATTTCCCCAGCGGTAGCGCTGGTTGGCATACGAAAACCATGCATTTTCTTCGGCGCGGGTTAGTGCCACGTAAAACAGGCGGCGCTCTTCTTCCAGTGTTTCCGGTTTATTATCACCATTTTGGTTCGATGGGAAAAGGTTTTCTTCCATCCCTACCACAAACACATTTTTAAATTCCAGTCCTTTTGAGGAGTGAACTGTCATTAGTGTCACTTTATCACGGTCTTCCTCTTTCTCGTTGTCCTGATCGGTTAAAAGTGCTACATCTTCCAGATAGTTTTCGAGTTTTTCTGGCTCACCGGTTTCTTTGGCGTTGATGCTAAATTCCTGGATACCGTTCAATAATTCCTGAATGTTTTCGTGGCGGCTCAATCCTTCGGGCGACTTATCGGTATACAGTTCTTTCAGAATACCGGTTTGTTCGGCAATAGTTTTGGCTGTATCAAAAGCATCGTTGTCTTGCGACAGTTGCATGAATTTCTGAATTAATCCTACAAAGTGCAGAATTTTACCAACGGTGCCTTTGTTTAGATTGGCGTGGTTTACAGTTGGCAAAGCACTAACGATCTTCCAAATCGATGTTTCTTTACCAATTGCCGCTGCTTCCAGTTTCGCGAGGGTAGTGGCCCCGATTCCGCGCGCCGGATAATTGATAATACGTTTTAATGCTTCGTTATCGGCCGGGTTAATCGTCATTCGGAAATAGGAGATGATGTCTTTTATTTCCTTGCGTTGGTAGAAACTCAGCCCGCCGTAAATTTTGTACGGAATATTTCTTTTGCGCAACGATTCCTCAAAAATCCTCGATTGCATGTTGGTGCGATACAAAATCGCAAAATCTTCGTATTTGTAATGATCGCGCAATTGCAACTGGGAAATTTCCTGCGCTACCAAAAAACCTTCTTCATTGTCGGTTAGTGCCGAAATCAGTTTTATGGGTTTCCCGGTGGCATTTTCAGAAAAAACCTTTTTCGGAATTTGCCTTTTGTTTTTTGCAATTATACTGTTCGCAGCGTTTACAATGGTTTGAGTTGAGCGGTAGTTTTGCTCCAGCTTAAATACTTTATGATCCGGGTAATCCGATTTGAAATTCAGAATGTTTTCGATACGCGCACCACGAAACGAGTAGATACTCTGTGCATCGTCGCCCACCACACAAATATTTTTGTGTGCCGCAGCCAGTTTTTTCACTATCAGGTATTGCGAATAGTTGGTATCCTGGTACTCGTCAACCATTACGTAACCAAAACGCTCCTGGTATTTTTGTAGCACCTCGGGATGATCGCGAAACAATATGTTTGTTTTCAGCAGCAAATCGTCGAAATCCATCGCTCCTGATAGTAAACAGCGCTTGGCATATTCTTTATAAATCTGGGCAATTTGTGGCATGCGCATGCTTTTATCAGCGGTTCGAATTTCGGCTGAATTTTCATACGCATTTGGCGTAATCAGGTTGTTTTTTGCCATCGAAATACGGCTGGCAACCACACCCGGTTTGTAAATTTTATCGTCGAGTTGAAAACT harbors:
- a CDS encoding UvrD-helicase domain-containing protein; the encoded protein is MFDYLQNLNEAQREAVLRTEGPALVIAGAGSGKTRVLTYRIANLLKQGARPSSILSLTFTNKAAREMKERIASVVGENTARYLWMGTFHSIFARILRFEHETIGYPSNFTIYDSADSKSLIKTIIKSFQLDDKIYKPGVVASRISMAKNNLITPNAYENSAEIRTADKSMRMPQIAQIYKEYAKRCLLSGAMDFDDLLLKTNILFRDHPEVLQKYQERFGYVMVDEYQDTNYSQYLIVKKLAAAHKNICVVGDDAQSIYSFRGARIENILNFKSDYPDHKVFKLEQNYRSTQTIVNAANSIIAKNKRQIPKKVFSENATGKPIKLISALTDNEEGFLVAQEISQLQLRDHYKYEDFAILYRTNMQSRIFEESLRKRNIPYKIYGGLSFYQRKEIKDIISYFRMTINPADNEALKRIINYPARGIGATTLAKLEAAAIGKETSIWKIVSALPTVNHANLNKGTVGKILHFVGLIQKFMQLSQDNDAFDTAKTIAEQTGILKELYTDKSPEGLSRHENIQELLNGIQEFSINAKETGEPEKLENYLEDVALLTDQDNEKEEDRDKVTLMTVHSSKGLEFKNVFVVGMEENLFPSNQNGDNKPETLEEERRLFYVALTRAEENAWFSYANQRYRWGNLDFCTPSRFLEEIDEQFLDTSGVAAQSSPTRRAQSNDDIQPERYHKNSVRRQPPGAFKTPESQNFFNKKLVSLKETSRAQNTFQGDDPGSIQTGMVVEHQRFGEGKVINIEGVAPNIKATVFFKSGTQKQLLLKFAKLKIKG